The Nostoc sp. 'Peltigera membranacea cyanobiont' N6 genome contains the following window.
AGTCAAATTGGCTGATGATGCATGTCAGCGTTATGATGTTGAGTTATTCTGCTTTAATGGTGGGTGCGTTATTAGCGATCGCTTTTCTAATTGTCACTCGCGGTCAAAACATCCAACTACAAGGCAGTTCTGTCGGTACTGGTGGCTATCGCAGCAACGGCTACCGCTTGCACAAAGCATCTGAACTAATTTCTCAACCACCAGCCCCTTCTGCCGAAAATAACGGGTTTGCCCGTTTTGAAAGTAGTAGCAACGGCAACGCTAACGCTAACACTGCTGTTTTGAATTTAGTAACTACCTCTGAACCTCAAACGGTAGCATCTGCTGAACCCCTTTCACCTCAGCGCCTTAGCCTTGCCGAAACCCTCGATAACATCAGCTATCGCATCATCGGACTCGGATTTCCTTTATTGACAATTGGCATCATTGCTGGTGGCGTTTGGGCTAACGAAGCTTGGGGTTCTTACTGGAGTTGGGACCCCAAAGAAACTTGGGCATTAATCACCTGGTTGGTGTTCGCCGCCTATCTCCACGCCCGAATCACTCGCGGTTGGCAAGGCCGTAGTCCCGCCATCTTAGCCTCCACTGGTTTTGTTGTTGTTTGGATTTGCTATCTCGGTGTGAATCTTTTAGGTAAAGGTTTGCATTCTTACGGCTGGTTCTTTTAATAACCTCACCCCTAACCCTCTCCGTTGCTGGAGAGGGAGAAAGCAGCAGATTTAAAATTACTATTATCTCTTGGGAATTATTTCGGATGAACTGTTATATCACTGGAAAGTATAGATTTAGTGATA
Protein-coding sequences here:
- the ccsB gene encoding c-type cytochrome biogenesis protein CcsB, giving the protein MNLVVLQNWLDNASFAILFLTMLVYWGGAAFPNLPYLAALGTAGMAIANLCMATLLGARWIEAGYFPLSNLYESLFFLTWGITTVHLIAESSSRSRLVGVVTSPVAMLIAAFATMTLPSQMQASEPLVPALKSNWLMMHVSVMMLSYSALMVGALLAIAFLIVTRGQNIQLQGSSVGTGGYRSNGYRLHKASELISQPPAPSAENNGFARFESSSNGNANANTAVLNLVTTSEPQTVASAEPLSPQRLSLAETLDNISYRIIGLGFPLLTIGIIAGGVWANEAWGSYWSWDPKETWALITWLVFAAYLHARITRGWQGRSPAILASTGFVVVWICYLGVNLLGKGLHSYGWFF